The Rhododendron vialii isolate Sample 1 chromosome 5a, ASM3025357v1 genome contains a region encoding:
- the LOC131325282 gene encoding probable galacturonosyltransferase 7 isoform X2, with the protein MTLPAAKRRWRGFVIAAVLGLVLLSMLVPLAFLLGLHNSFHSATAYATEKQSSASNGFEVYNQRKSSNSANQSKDFNTSALEEVENKTTGTVPGFPVPIDVPKPQHRVDSTRIVGGAAEVTGNMKGVSEESENFCEEKFGSYCLWRQDHKEEMKDHRVKKLKDRLYVARAYYPSIAKLPAHNKLSQELKQNIQDFERVLSETSTDADLPQQMGKRLERMEAVIARAKSFVLDCNNVDKKLRQLVDLTEDEANFHMKQSAFLYQLAVQTVPKSLHCLSMRLAVEYFRSPPPDVEQSMAEKYMNPSLQHFVIFSNNILASSVVINSTVMHSKESENQVFHVLTDGENYFSMKLWFFRNTYKQAAVQVLNIEGLNLNEHDKATLSRLSLSEEFRISFHSVDKPSITRTRTQYMSVFSHSHYLLPEIFHTLKKVVVLDDDIVVQQDLSTLWSLDLEGKVNGAVQFCAVRLAQLKNYLGENISDGNSCAWMSGLNIVDLARWRELDLTGTFQRLLQEHLNRGEEPFQAASVRASLLAFQDLVHPLDDTWMLSGLGHDYGLNIEAFNKAAVLHFNGNMKPWIDLGIPKYRGYWKRFLIRENQFMSDCNVNP; encoded by the exons ATGACTCTACCGGCGGCGAAACGGCGATGGCGGGGCTTCGTAATCGCGGCGGTCCTGGGCCTCGTCTTGCTTTCCATGCTCGTCCCCCTTGCCTTCTTGCTTGGCCTCCATAACAGCTTTCACTCCGCCACCG CATATGCAACTGAAAAACAATCTTCAGCTTCA AATGGTTTTGAAGTTTATAATCAACGCAAAAGCAGCAACTCCGCGAATCAGTCTAAG GATTTTAATACAAGTGCACTCGAGGAAGTTGAAAATAAAACTACAG gtaCAGTTCCAGGCTTTCCTGTGCCAATTGATGTGCCGAAACCACAACACAGAGTAGAT AGCACTAGGATTGTTGGGGGTGCTGCTGAAGTCACTGGAAATATGAAAGGTGTCAGCGAAGAGAGTGAAAATTTTTGTGAAGAGAAATTTGGGAGCTACTGTTTATGGCGCCAAGACCATAAGGAAGAAATGAAAGACCATAGGGTGAAGAAATTGAAGGACAGACTTTATGTGGCTAGAGCTTATTATCCTAGTATCGCTAAGCTTCCAGCACATAACAAACTGTCCCaggaattgaaacaaaatattcaagatttTGAGCGAGTTCTCAGTGAGACATCTACAGATGCAGATCTCCCACAGCA GATGGGAAAGAGGCTAGAAAGGATGGAAGCTGTGATAGCCCGAGCCAAGTCATTTGTTCTAGATTGTAATAATGTCGACAAGAAGTTGAGGCAATTAGTTGATCTGACAGAGGATGAAGCTAACTTCCACATGAAGCAAAGTGCCTTTCTCTACCAACTCGCGGTCCAAACTGTGCCCAAGAGCCTTCACTGTCTGTCGATGCGACTGGCTGTGGAGTATTTCAGATCTCCTCCTCCTGATGTGGAACAGTCAATGGCAGAGAAATATATGAATCCATCATTGCAGCACTTTGTGATATTCTCCAACAACATACTCGCGTCATCTGTTGTAATTAACTCGACCGTAATGCATTCAAAA GAAAGTGAGAATCAAGTTTTTCATGTGCTGACAGATGGagaaaattacttttccatGAAGCTATGGTTTTTCAGAAATACTTACAAGCAAGCTGCAGTTCAAGTGTTAAACATTGAAGGTCTTAATCTCAATGAACATGATAAGGCAACTCTGTCACGTTTGTCTTTATCTGAGGAATTTCGAATATCCTTTCACAGCGTTGATAAACCATCAATAACTCGTACCAGAACACAATACATGTCTGTCTTTTCTCATTCACACTATCTCCTTCCTGAAATATTCCACACTCTGAAGAAAGTTGTTGTTTTGGATGATGATATTGTCGTCCAACAAGATTTGTCAACTCTATGGAGCCTTGACTTGGAGGGAAAGGTGAATGGTGCCGTGCAGTTTTGTGCAGTGAGGTTGGCCCAGCTGAAAAACTATTTGGGTGAGAACATTTCTGATGGAAATTCTTGTGCTTGGATGTCTGGATTGAACATTGTTGATCTAGCTCGGTGGAGGGAGCTAGATCTTACGGGGACATTTCAGAGGCTGCTACAAGAG CATTTAAACAGAGGAGAGGAACCATTTCAAGCTGCTTCGGTGCGTGCAAGCTTGCTTGCCTTCCAAGACTTAGTTCACCCTCTCGATGATACCTGGATGTTGTCAGGACTTGGTCATGACTATGGTCTGAATATCGAAGCCTTTAACAAGGCTGCAGTCTTGCATTTTAATGGCAATATGAAACCTTGGATTGATCTGGGCATTCCAAAGTACAGAGGTTACTGGAAGAGGTTTCTGATACGGGAAAATCAATTCATGAGTGATTGCAACGTGAACCCATGA
- the LOC131325282 gene encoding probable galacturonosyltransferase 7 isoform X3, with the protein MTLPAAKRRWRGFVIAAVLGLVLLSMLVPLAFLLGLHNSFHSATAYATEKQSSASDFNTSALEEVENKTTGTVPGFPVPIDVPKPQHRVDSTRIVGGAAEVTGNMKGVSEESENFCEEKFGSYCLWRQDHKEEMKDHRVKKLKDRLYVARAYYPSIAKLPAHNKLSQELKQNIQDFERVLSETSTDADLPQQMGKRLERMEAVIARAKSFVLDCNNVDKKLRQLVDLTEDEANFHMKQSAFLYQLAVQTVPKSLHCLSMRLAVEYFRSPPPDVEQSMAEKYMNPSLQHFVIFSNNILASSVVINSTVMHSKESENQVFHVLTDGENYFSMKLWFFRNTYKQAAVQVLNIEGLNLNEHDKATLSRLSLSEEFRISFHSVDKPSITRTRTQYMSVFSHSHYLLPEIFHTLKKVVVLDDDIVVQQDLSTLWSLDLEGKVNGAVQFCAVRLAQLKNYLGENISDGNSCAWMSGLNIVDLARWRELDLTGTFQRLLQEHLNRGEEPFQAASVRASLLAFQDLVHPLDDTWMLSGLGHDYGLNIEAFNKAAVLHFNGNMKPWIDLGIPKYRGYWKRFLIRENQFMSDCNVNP; encoded by the exons ATGACTCTACCGGCGGCGAAACGGCGATGGCGGGGCTTCGTAATCGCGGCGGTCCTGGGCCTCGTCTTGCTTTCCATGCTCGTCCCCCTTGCCTTCTTGCTTGGCCTCCATAACAGCTTTCACTCCGCCACCG CATATGCAACTGAAAAACAATCTTCAGCTTCA GATTTTAATACAAGTGCACTCGAGGAAGTTGAAAATAAAACTACAG gtaCAGTTCCAGGCTTTCCTGTGCCAATTGATGTGCCGAAACCACAACACAGAGTAGAT AGCACTAGGATTGTTGGGGGTGCTGCTGAAGTCACTGGAAATATGAAAGGTGTCAGCGAAGAGAGTGAAAATTTTTGTGAAGAGAAATTTGGGAGCTACTGTTTATGGCGCCAAGACCATAAGGAAGAAATGAAAGACCATAGGGTGAAGAAATTGAAGGACAGACTTTATGTGGCTAGAGCTTATTATCCTAGTATCGCTAAGCTTCCAGCACATAACAAACTGTCCCaggaattgaaacaaaatattcaagatttTGAGCGAGTTCTCAGTGAGACATCTACAGATGCAGATCTCCCACAGCA GATGGGAAAGAGGCTAGAAAGGATGGAAGCTGTGATAGCCCGAGCCAAGTCATTTGTTCTAGATTGTAATAATGTCGACAAGAAGTTGAGGCAATTAGTTGATCTGACAGAGGATGAAGCTAACTTCCACATGAAGCAAAGTGCCTTTCTCTACCAACTCGCGGTCCAAACTGTGCCCAAGAGCCTTCACTGTCTGTCGATGCGACTGGCTGTGGAGTATTTCAGATCTCCTCCTCCTGATGTGGAACAGTCAATGGCAGAGAAATATATGAATCCATCATTGCAGCACTTTGTGATATTCTCCAACAACATACTCGCGTCATCTGTTGTAATTAACTCGACCGTAATGCATTCAAAA GAAAGTGAGAATCAAGTTTTTCATGTGCTGACAGATGGagaaaattacttttccatGAAGCTATGGTTTTTCAGAAATACTTACAAGCAAGCTGCAGTTCAAGTGTTAAACATTGAAGGTCTTAATCTCAATGAACATGATAAGGCAACTCTGTCACGTTTGTCTTTATCTGAGGAATTTCGAATATCCTTTCACAGCGTTGATAAACCATCAATAACTCGTACCAGAACACAATACATGTCTGTCTTTTCTCATTCACACTATCTCCTTCCTGAAATATTCCACACTCTGAAGAAAGTTGTTGTTTTGGATGATGATATTGTCGTCCAACAAGATTTGTCAACTCTATGGAGCCTTGACTTGGAGGGAAAGGTGAATGGTGCCGTGCAGTTTTGTGCAGTGAGGTTGGCCCAGCTGAAAAACTATTTGGGTGAGAACATTTCTGATGGAAATTCTTGTGCTTGGATGTCTGGATTGAACATTGTTGATCTAGCTCGGTGGAGGGAGCTAGATCTTACGGGGACATTTCAGAGGCTGCTACAAGAG CATTTAAACAGAGGAGAGGAACCATTTCAAGCTGCTTCGGTGCGTGCAAGCTTGCTTGCCTTCCAAGACTTAGTTCACCCTCTCGATGATACCTGGATGTTGTCAGGACTTGGTCATGACTATGGTCTGAATATCGAAGCCTTTAACAAGGCTGCAGTCTTGCATTTTAATGGCAATATGAAACCTTGGATTGATCTGGGCATTCCAAAGTACAGAGGTTACTGGAAGAGGTTTCTGATACGGGAAAATCAATTCATGAGTGATTGCAACGTGAACCCATGA
- the LOC131325282 gene encoding probable galacturonosyltransferase 7 isoform X1, translated as MTLPAAKRRWRGFVIAAVLGLVLLSMLVPLAFLLGLHNSFHSATAYATEKQSSASNGFEVYNQRKSSNSANQSKGDQSTHAEDLIRRLIPTLPKDFNTSALEEVENKTTGTVPGFPVPIDVPKPQHRVDSTRIVGGAAEVTGNMKGVSEESENFCEEKFGSYCLWRQDHKEEMKDHRVKKLKDRLYVARAYYPSIAKLPAHNKLSQELKQNIQDFERVLSETSTDADLPQQMGKRLERMEAVIARAKSFVLDCNNVDKKLRQLVDLTEDEANFHMKQSAFLYQLAVQTVPKSLHCLSMRLAVEYFRSPPPDVEQSMAEKYMNPSLQHFVIFSNNILASSVVINSTVMHSKESENQVFHVLTDGENYFSMKLWFFRNTYKQAAVQVLNIEGLNLNEHDKATLSRLSLSEEFRISFHSVDKPSITRTRTQYMSVFSHSHYLLPEIFHTLKKVVVLDDDIVVQQDLSTLWSLDLEGKVNGAVQFCAVRLAQLKNYLGENISDGNSCAWMSGLNIVDLARWRELDLTGTFQRLLQEHLNRGEEPFQAASVRASLLAFQDLVHPLDDTWMLSGLGHDYGLNIEAFNKAAVLHFNGNMKPWIDLGIPKYRGYWKRFLIRENQFMSDCNVNP; from the exons ATGACTCTACCGGCGGCGAAACGGCGATGGCGGGGCTTCGTAATCGCGGCGGTCCTGGGCCTCGTCTTGCTTTCCATGCTCGTCCCCCTTGCCTTCTTGCTTGGCCTCCATAACAGCTTTCACTCCGCCACCG CATATGCAACTGAAAAACAATCTTCAGCTTCA AATGGTTTTGAAGTTTATAATCAACGCAAAAGCAGCAACTCCGCGAATCAGTCTAAG GGGGACCAATCCACACATGCCGAAGACCTTATAAGAAGATTAATACCAACTCTTCCAAAG GATTTTAATACAAGTGCACTCGAGGAAGTTGAAAATAAAACTACAG gtaCAGTTCCAGGCTTTCCTGTGCCAATTGATGTGCCGAAACCACAACACAGAGTAGAT AGCACTAGGATTGTTGGGGGTGCTGCTGAAGTCACTGGAAATATGAAAGGTGTCAGCGAAGAGAGTGAAAATTTTTGTGAAGAGAAATTTGGGAGCTACTGTTTATGGCGCCAAGACCATAAGGAAGAAATGAAAGACCATAGGGTGAAGAAATTGAAGGACAGACTTTATGTGGCTAGAGCTTATTATCCTAGTATCGCTAAGCTTCCAGCACATAACAAACTGTCCCaggaattgaaacaaaatattcaagatttTGAGCGAGTTCTCAGTGAGACATCTACAGATGCAGATCTCCCACAGCA GATGGGAAAGAGGCTAGAAAGGATGGAAGCTGTGATAGCCCGAGCCAAGTCATTTGTTCTAGATTGTAATAATGTCGACAAGAAGTTGAGGCAATTAGTTGATCTGACAGAGGATGAAGCTAACTTCCACATGAAGCAAAGTGCCTTTCTCTACCAACTCGCGGTCCAAACTGTGCCCAAGAGCCTTCACTGTCTGTCGATGCGACTGGCTGTGGAGTATTTCAGATCTCCTCCTCCTGATGTGGAACAGTCAATGGCAGAGAAATATATGAATCCATCATTGCAGCACTTTGTGATATTCTCCAACAACATACTCGCGTCATCTGTTGTAATTAACTCGACCGTAATGCATTCAAAA GAAAGTGAGAATCAAGTTTTTCATGTGCTGACAGATGGagaaaattacttttccatGAAGCTATGGTTTTTCAGAAATACTTACAAGCAAGCTGCAGTTCAAGTGTTAAACATTGAAGGTCTTAATCTCAATGAACATGATAAGGCAACTCTGTCACGTTTGTCTTTATCTGAGGAATTTCGAATATCCTTTCACAGCGTTGATAAACCATCAATAACTCGTACCAGAACACAATACATGTCTGTCTTTTCTCATTCACACTATCTCCTTCCTGAAATATTCCACACTCTGAAGAAAGTTGTTGTTTTGGATGATGATATTGTCGTCCAACAAGATTTGTCAACTCTATGGAGCCTTGACTTGGAGGGAAAGGTGAATGGTGCCGTGCAGTTTTGTGCAGTGAGGTTGGCCCAGCTGAAAAACTATTTGGGTGAGAACATTTCTGATGGAAATTCTTGTGCTTGGATGTCTGGATTGAACATTGTTGATCTAGCTCGGTGGAGGGAGCTAGATCTTACGGGGACATTTCAGAGGCTGCTACAAGAG CATTTAAACAGAGGAGAGGAACCATTTCAAGCTGCTTCGGTGCGTGCAAGCTTGCTTGCCTTCCAAGACTTAGTTCACCCTCTCGATGATACCTGGATGTTGTCAGGACTTGGTCATGACTATGGTCTGAATATCGAAGCCTTTAACAAGGCTGCAGTCTTGCATTTTAATGGCAATATGAAACCTTGGATTGATCTGGGCATTCCAAAGTACAGAGGTTACTGGAAGAGGTTTCTGATACGGGAAAATCAATTCATGAGTGATTGCAACGTGAACCCATGA